Within Alteromonas sp. LMIT006, the genomic segment CCACATTGTCATAGCCAGAGGGAACGAGATCAGCAACATCACATATCCGCCCATTGCAGGGTTAAACATATTAAAACCAAGGCCACCATACAGTTGTTTCACGATAGCGATACTAAAAAACGTGCCAATGACGATCAGCCACCATGGTGCAAGAGGCGGGATGCTTACGGCTAATAATAGCGCAGTGAGTACTGCCGAATAATCCGATAAGACGGGCTTGGCAGCGCGCTTTCTCAATTTCATTATACCCGCTTCTGTTACGACTGCGGTTACGATTGCCAAGATAAGTTGAATCAGTACTCCCCAACCAAAAAACCACAGCTGTGCCATTATCCCTGGGATACAGGCGTAACAGACCGCACGCATGACACTGGCAGTATCGCGACGAACTCGATTGTGCGGGGAACTTGATAAACTGAACTGCATTATTTTGACGACTCATCATTATTATTAGGCGTGCCGGCATCGTTAGCTTTGGCCGCCTGTTGTTTTTTTGCTTTAGCTCGAGCAAGTGCTGCTGCTATCTTGGCTTTTGCATCACCGCCGTTATTTTCCATGGCAGCTTTTCGTGCCTCGGCAGCTTTGCGGTGTTTTTCTTCGCGGGCGCGTTTCTCAGCTTCAAGTCGTGCCTGCCTTTGCTCAAATCGTTGCTTGGCTTTTTCTGACTTTTGTTGTTCGTCCAGCTGCGCTTTTATTTCTGCTTTGGCTTGACGATAATATTGTACTAGCGGGATCTCACTGGGACACACATAGGCGCACGCACCACACTCAATACAATCCGCCAGAGCGTATTCTTCGGCTTTCGCAAAGTCTTTTGCTTTGCTGTACCAATACAGTTGTTGCGGTAATAAACCAGCAGGGCAGACATCTGTGCAGTAACCGCAGCGAATACATGGCTTTTCATCGTCAATATCAGGCAATTCATCCGCAGCGGGTACTAAAACACAGTTTGTGATTTTGACCACAGGAACACTATCATTGGTGACCGTAAAACCCATCATCGGACCGCCCATAATCACTTTGTGACGTTTTTGTTTGGCTGGCTGATACTGAGCAAAGGCAAGTAAATCAGCCATTGGTGTACCTAACAACGCCCAAACATTCTGTGGCGCTTCGAGCGCTTCACCGGTGAGAGTCACCACACGCTGAACTAAAGCTTTGCCGTAGATGATGGCATCGGCAATTGCAAAACAAGTGCCGACGTTGAACATCATACAGCCAATGTCCATAGGTAAACCAGAGCGAGGCACTTCATGTCCGGTGAGCGCTTGAATCAATTGTTTTTCACCGCCTGCTGGGTATTTGGTAGGAACACTTGCCATGGTCATTGACGCATCTGAACCACAAGCGGTTTTAAGAGCTTCAAAGGCCTCGGGTTTGTTGCTTTCAACGGCAATGATGATTTCTTTGGGCTTCACCAAATAACGCAAGATATCAATGCCTTGTTTAATTTGCCAAGCGTGCTCGCGCATGATGCGATCATCTGAGCTGATATAGGGCTCACATTCAATGCCATTAATGATCAAACATTCCACGCCATGGTCATGTTGCGTTTTGATATGCGTTGGAAAGCCAGCACCACCTAAGCCACTGATTCCTGCATGACGGATGCGTTCAATTAATTTGACTGGTTCGATCGTTCGATAATTTTCGAAGGGCGGCATGATATGCCAATCTTCAGCGCCATCAGGTTCTAACACAATTGTGGTTTCAGGTAGGCCTGACGCATGGGCACTTGGATGTTCAGTGATGTCCGTAATGATACCTGAAGTACTGGCATGAACAGGGACCGCAAAAGGATGTGAGCTATGGGTCAATGCTTGGCCTTTTTTTACTCTATCGCCCACGGCAACGATCAGACTACCTTGCATCCCAGAATGTTGTTTAAGAGGTATATAAAGAGTTTTGGGCACCGGCATGGATGCAATAGGAGCCTGATTGGATAATAACTTTGCCTCAGGTGGGTGCACACCTCCAGGAAAATTGTGCAGTCGACCAGCTTTAATAGCTTCAACGACTGCTGCACCGTCAACACGTTCAAGAATACCCATTTTGGCAAAAGCTTCCATTATGACACCTGCTTTATATCGATGTTGCCGACAGTGCCACTGGCATTCTTACCGAGATGCCACTTGAAGTTAGCGGGCGTTTCTTTAACCGGAAGCATGTCGATACAATCAACCGGGCAGGGGGCAACACATAAGTCACAGCCTGTGCATTCATCAACTATGACCGTATGCATTTGCTTGGCAGCGCCAATAATCGCATCTACCGGACACGCTTGAATGCATTTGGTACAGCCAATACATTCTGCTTCACGAATGTAGGCTACTTTTTTGACGTCTTCAACACCATGGGCACTATCTAGGGGTTTGGGTTCTACTCCCATGAGATCGGCGAGTTTTTTGATGGTTGCTTCACCACCGGGAGGACATTTGTTGATTTCATCGCCATTGGCAATCGCTTCAGCGTACGGTTTGCAGCCTGGATAGCCACACTGACCACATTGAGTCTGTGGCAATATGGCATCTATTTGGTCCACCAAAGGATCGGACTCGACTTTAAATTTGATGGCTGAATAACCGAGGATTGCCCCAAATATCAAAGCCAGTAAGCCAAGTATAATCAGCGCAAACGCAAACAAAGACATCAAGACACCAACCCTGTAAAGCCCATGAATGCTAGAGACATCAAGCCAGCAGTGACCATGGCAATGGCCGCTCCACGAAATGGGGTGGGCACATCAGCAGCAGCTAAGCGCTCTCGCATTGCGGCAAACAATATCATGACCAATGAAAAACCCACTGCAGCACCAAAACCATACACAATGGATTCGGTCATTGAATGCTGTTCCTTAATATTAAGTAACGCTACACCTAACACCGCACAGTTTGTTGTGATCAGAGGCAAAAAGATACCGAGTAAGCGATATAATGTCGGACTGGTTTTGTGTACCACCATCTCGGTAAATTGTACGACCACTGCAATGACCAATATAAATGATACGGTACGTAAAAACTGCAAATCAAAAGGGATCAAAAGGTAAGTTTCAATTAAATAACTGGCTAAAGAAGCTAATGTAAGCACAAAGGTTGTCGCCATCGACATGCCTATGGCGGTTTCAAGTTTGCTAGACACACCCATAAACGGGCACAGTCCCAAAAACTGTACCAAGACAAAATTGTTAACTAGCACTGTACTAATGAGCAGTAATACGAATTCAGTCATTATCTGTAAGGGGTAACGGAAAAAACTTAATGTGTATATTATCTAATGTTTAACGAACATAAACAATGATTTGGGTCATTTTAATCTGGAAAAACAGGTTAAAACTTTATTTGAGTTAATATGGAATAAAACAAAGTGGATGGCTCCCCCTCCCCGACTCGAACGGGGGACCTGCGGATTAACAGTCCGTCGCTCTAACCAACTGAGCTAAGGGGGAATCGTAAGGAAGATAGGTTGAGATGGCTCCCCCTCCCCGACTCGAACGGGGGACCTGCGGATTAACAGTCCGTCGCTCTAACCAACTGAGCTAAGGGGGAATCGTCTTCTCAACGAGCGCGCATATTAAAGATTGCAGGCATCTGTGTCAACTCCAATAAGACAAAAATTTCAAAAATAATGGATCACTTTTCATGTTATTAATTTTTTAAATAAACATATAACCAAATTGAATTAATAAACATTTGAGCACTGGCTGTTTATACAGATTTTGTATTGAGTGTAACAAATCTTTAATATTTGAGCGTGAGCGTATGCTAACCTAAAATTTGAGCATATGACGTCAAAACTTTGTTCTATCTGGCCTTTTTACGTTATCCACTTTATCTGTGGATAACTATGTGTGTAGTTTTTGCTCCTGCAATATGTGTGAATTTTTGTGCAGATTAAAAATGCAACAATAGATTTTGTTAAACATCAAGATTGCCAATGAATATCGAGCCTTGGAGTGATGCAATAAGTAATAAGATTTTTTTTATGTTGCTGCGAGTGATAACGATATCTCTTGTGAATAAAGATTATCAACATTCATTAAATTACACAAAGATTCTATGGTTCATCAATACAATTTACTTTTACTGGTGGCTTTATGACCCATTTGTACAAAAAATGAATTGTAAAAAATATGTTATTCTTATGACAGTTTAATGACTTGAATTGCAGGTGCGGTATGTAAGGGGGTGTGGTAGTATTTGATGGTTAATTTAAGGATATCGTGTGTCAGAAGTAAAAGCCACCAAACCAGCTCCGAACCGGATGTTGGAAGGCTCTATTGCGCAAACGCTCAAAGAGCTTACCCTACCCATGATTTATGGCATGATATTATTGATGTCATTTGGGTTAGTCGATACATTTTTTGTGAGCTTGTTAGGTACCAATGAGCTTGCGGCAATTAGTTTTACCTTCCCTGTCACCTTCACTGTAATAAGTTTAAACATCGGCTTAGGCATAGGCACATCCGCAGTCATCGGCAAATTATTGGGCGCAGGCCAAAACCGAGACGCCCGTTTAAGTGCCATGGCTGCACTAATGAGTGTGTTTTTGTTGGTGGGCATGTTATGCGCCAGTGGCTTGTTGAGTATTGAACGGGTCTTTTCTCTGTTAGGTGCTGAATCCGCTCAGTTACCGCTGATAACTGACTACATGTCAGTATGGTATCTGGCAGGGGTACTTTTAGCTATCCCAATGGTTGGCAACTCGGTGTTGCGTGCGTCCGGTGATACCAAAACACCAAGTATCATTATGGCCTCTGGAGGGGCAATCAATGCCGTTTTGGATCCGTTTCTGATTTTTGGGTTAGGTCCATTTCCAGCAATGGGCATTCAAGGTGCGGCGATTGCGACAGCGATAGCATGGGCAACAGGTGTTGTATGGATAATTGTTTTACTGATAAAACGCGAGTTGATGGAGCCGCGTTTGCTTAATCTGACAGAGTTTCTTACACACAGCAAAGACGTATTAAGAATTGGCTTTCCGGCGGCGGGAGCGAACATGCTTACACCCATTGCCACGGGTGTTGTGACTGCCATTGTTTCAGGGTTTGGTGCGACGGCTGTGGCTGCGTGGGGCGTAGGAGGTCGTTTAGAGACGATTGCCTGCATTGTGATGCTGGCTCTGTCAATGTCGTTGCCGCCTTTACTGTCCCAGAATCTCGGGGCGAATCGCATCGATCGCGTAAAAGAAGCTTATCAACTTTCGCTTAAGTTTGTACTGGGCTTTCAATTATTGGTATTTGTGTGTTTGCTGATTACGGCACCATGGATTGCCAAAATCTTTGCCAGAGAGCCTGACGTTACCGAATGGATCACCCTATTTTTGATGATTGTGCCGCTCGGTTACGGTGTGCAAGGGGTGGTGGTTTTGACTAATTCAGCATTCAATGCTATCCATCAACCCATGCACGCATTAGCACTCAATGCGTTGAGGTTATTTGTGTTTTTTGTACCTTTTGCTTTTGTAGGCAGTATATATTATGAGTTATACGGCGTCTTTTGGGGCATCGTCCTGGCCAACGCCGTAATGGCCTTTATTTCTTATTGGATGTTCAAACACAGTTTAAATCAGCTTTCGACAGGTAGTTAAATCAGTGGCTAAGCCTTTTACAATTCAATCCAAATATTCTCCAGCGGGTGACCAGCCTACCGCCATTGCACAATTAGTTGAAGGTTTAGAGGCGGGGTTGGCACAACAAACATTATTGGGTGTGACGGGTTCTGGTAAAACTTTTACCATGGCCAATGTCATTGCCGAGGTACAAAGACCCACGCTGATTTTAGCTCATAACAAAACTCTTGCTGCTCAGTTATATGGAGAGATGAAAGAATTTTTCCCGAATAACGCCGTAGAGTATTTTGTTTCATATTACGATTACTATCAGCCAGAAGCATATGTGCCATCGACCGATACGTTTATCGAAAAAGACTCCTCGATCAACGACCACATTGAGCAAATGCGTTTATCCGCAACAAAGGCTTTGATGGAGAGAAGAGATGTTGTGATAGTCGCATCCGTGTCGGCGATTTATGGTTTAGGCGATCCCGAATCGTACATGAAGATGTTATTGCATCTGCGTCAAGGCGATACGATGGATCAGCGTGATATATTACGCCGATTGGCAGAATTGCAATATAAACGAAATGACATTGCTTTTGAACGCGGCGCATTTCGGGTGCGTGGTGATGTGATTGATATTTTCCCTGCAGATTCTGAGAAGCAAGCGATCCGTGTCGAGTTGTTTGACGCTGAGATTGAGAAGATCAGCTACTTTGATCCACTTACGGGTGAGGTGGAAAAATCTGTCGCACGAGCAACCGTCTTTCCTAAAACGCATTATGTGACGCCACGAGAGCGTATCTTGAATGCCGTTGAAAATATAAAAGACGAATTAGAACAGCGCCGCACACAACTTAAAGAAGCCAATAAACTACTGGAAGAACAGCGTATTTCTCAACGTACCCAGTTTGACATTGAAATGATGCTGGAATTGGGATTTTGTTCAGGGATCGAAAACTATTCGCGTTACTTGTCAGGCCGAGCACCCGGCGAACCACCACCGACATTAATTGACTACTTTCCCAAAGATGGCTTGTTGATCATTGATGAATCGCATGTAACCGTATCGCAGATTGGCGCCATGTATAAAGGGGACCGTTCGCGAAAAGAAACCTTGGTTGAGTACGGTTTTCGTTTGCCTTCTGCACTGGATAATCGGCCACTCAAATTCGACGAGTTTGAGCATATCTCCCCTCAGACGATTTATGTGTCGGCGACCCCTGGAAACTACGAGCTTGAAAAGTGCTCAGGCGAAATAGTCGAGCAAGTTGTCAGACCAACGGGGCTTCTTGATCCTGTTATCGAGATACGTCCTGTGGCGACACAAGTAGATGATGTATTGTCTGAAATCAATAAACGTGTAGAGCTTAATGAACGGGTATTGATTACCACATTGACCAAGCGTATGGCCGAAGATTTGTCGGAATACCTTAACGAGAATGGTGTAAAAGTCAGATACTTGCATTCAGATATAGATACAGTGGAGCGGATCGAAATCATTCGCGATTTGCGAATTGGTAAGTTTGATGTATTAGTAGGGATTAACTTGCTAAGAGAAGGCTTGGATATGCCTGAAGTGTCTTTAGTTGCGATTCTAGATGCGGATAAAGAAGGTTTTCTGCGTGCAGAAAAATCCCTCATTCAAACTATTGGCCGTGCTGCTCGTCACCTTAATGGACGTGCGATTTTGTATGCGGATAAAATCACCGGCTCGATGAAAAAAGCCATTGATGAAACGGAGCGTCGCCGCGCCAAGCAACAAGCTCATAATGAGGCAAATGGTATTACTCCGCAATCCTTGATCAAACCAATCACCGACATCATGGATATTGGCGATGACGATGCCCATCCAGCATCCGGTAAGGTGAAGCTGCGCAAAGTGGCTGAAAAAGAGAAGAAATACAAAGCCATGACCGCGACCGATATCATGGGTAAAATCAGTGAATTAGAGCAACAAATGTTTGAGGCCGCACGCGAACTGGAATTTGAAAAAGCCGCGAGTATTCGCGATGAAATCGAACAATTACGCGCCGAAGCGGTCAAGATTTCTTAATAATTTTGAACATGAACGGTTCAGGATGAATGGCAAAAATACTCGTCTTAATCCGGCGTTACGTTACTTGATCAAAGAATTATCGCATTTTGTGACGCTATCACACCGCAATTAAGACAGAATATTACTCGTACTCCAATGGATCGATAAGCTGGTTTTCGGCAAAGGCTTCAAGGCGTTCGACACACGCGCCGCATTTGCCACAGGCTTTTGTGCGCCCGTTGTAACAAGTCCAGGTATTGCTGTAATCAAGCGCTAAGGCTTTGCCAACGGCTAAGATTTCGCCTTTTGTATGATGTAGAAAAGGCGTTTCAATACTGACTGGATCATAGTTTGCAATGGCGCAAACGTCTTTCATTTTTTGTACAAACTCAGGTCGGCAATCCGGGTAGATCGCGTGATCGCCTGAATGGGCTCCGTAATAGACCGCTGGGGCTTCAAGTGACACAGCATATGCCACAGCCATCGATAAAAGTACCATATTGCGATTTGGCACGACCGTTGATTTCATGCTTTCTTCAGCGTAATGCCCTTCCGGGATCTCAATGTCATCAGTCAAAGAAGAGCCTGCCATAAGGGTATTTATGGCTGAAATATCAACAATCTTGTGGGTAATTTTCAATCCTTGACAAACTGTTTTGGCCGCCTCAATCTCTCTGACGTGACGTTGACCGTAGTTGAAGGTCAAACAGGCAACCTCGTCAGGTGCAAAACCTTGCGCTAAAACATGATGTAGTAGCGTGAATGAATCCATCCCGCCTGAATAAATAATCACCGCACGTTTTTGTTGAGCCATGAAAGCATATACCTGTCTTGTTATTTTGCGGTATTATACCTGCAAACGATACACTCATACAAAGTGTTAGAGGTAGGTTGTGAAATATCCAATCAATGAAATTTTTGAGTCGATCCAAGGTGAGGGCAGTCACACCGGCGTGCCATCCGTATTTGTTCGCATGCAAGGTTGTCCAGTCGGTTGCCCGTGGTGTGATACTCAGCATACTTGGCCGGTTGCCAAAGCCGATATCATAGCCATAGAGTCATTGCGCAGGAAACGAGAAGATGCGCCAACGCATGCTCAATTTACCGTTGAACAACTTCTCACTGAATATGAGACAAGAGGATATCGGGCAAAACACATAGTCATAACTGGCGGTGAGCCGTGTATGTATGATTTACAGCCTTTAACGTCCGCTTTAATGACTCAAGGGTTTAGCGTGCAAATTGAAACATCAGGTACGTTTCCGATCCGCTGCCATGATGACGTATTTGTTACGGTTTCACCCAAGATTGATATGCCTGGAGGCTATCACATATTACCAGAAGCTGTGCAACGTGCTGACGAGATCAAGCATGCTGTGGCGATGCAAAAACACATTGATGCGCTGGATGCTTTGCTCTCTGGGCTTGAATTAGCGCGTCAACCTTCAATTTATCTACAACCTATTTCTCAACAAACACGGGCAACAGAATTGGCGATTCAGACCTGTATTGCACGTAACTGGCGTTTATCTTTGCAAACCCATAAGTTTATTGGCATAGAATAACGTCTAGTGTTAACCTTATGTTAACTCCGAAGCGGATAGTTTTATGCGAATCTGGAAAACGTTATTTTGCAGTTTTATCGTGCAAATGCACTTTGTTGCTCAGGCAGCGGTGTGGGATATTACGTATCCCAAGAATATCAATCATGAGACCATTCATAATCAATACGCAATTGCGCTACTGGAACTCGCCCTCCAAAAAACCGGTGTGCGCTATCAACTCCAGCAAACTGATAATGTGCTCACGCAACAGCGCGCCATACAACTGCTTTCGGATAATCGACAAATTAATGTGATGTGGTCGATGACTGATGTGGATCGAGAATCGCTGTTAACGCCAATCAGAGTCCCAATTTATAAAGGGTTAATAGGTTGGCGCGTGTTATTACTGCACGAGACTAACCAAAATCAGTTCGCTAATTTGGATCCTGACAGTATGTGTGAATTGACCTTAGTTCAAGGGTTAAATTGGCCGGATAATAAGATCTTACGCAGTAACGGCTTCAATGTTGTTAATGCCTCAGATCATCTTGAAGCATTTCAATTAATGCGCGATCGGCAAGTCAGTTTATTTGCGCGTTCCGTGATCGAAGTATTAGATGAGTTAGG encodes:
- the rsxA gene encoding electron transport complex subunit RsxA; its protein translation is MTEFVLLLISTVLVNNFVLVQFLGLCPFMGVSSKLETAIGMSMATTFVLTLASLASYLIETYLLIPFDLQFLRTVSFILVIAVVVQFTEMVVHKTSPTLYRLLGIFLPLITTNCAVLGVALLNIKEQHSMTESIVYGFGAAVGFSLVMILFAAMRERLAAADVPTPFRGAAIAMVTAGLMSLAFMGFTGLVS
- a CDS encoding MATE family efflux transporter, which translates into the protein MLEGSIAQTLKELTLPMIYGMILLMSFGLVDTFFVSLLGTNELAAISFTFPVTFTVISLNIGLGIGTSAVIGKLLGAGQNRDARLSAMAALMSVFLLVGMLCASGLLSIERVFSLLGAESAQLPLITDYMSVWYLAGVLLAIPMVGNSVLRASGDTKTPSIIMASGGAINAVLDPFLIFGLGPFPAMGIQGAAIATAIAWATGVVWIIVLLIKRELMEPRLLNLTEFLTHSKDVLRIGFPAAGANMLTPIATGVVTAIVSGFGATAVAAWGVGGRLETIACIVMLALSMSLPPLLSQNLGANRIDRVKEAYQLSLKFVLGFQLLVFVCLLITAPWIAKIFAREPDVTEWITLFLMIVPLGYGVQGVVVLTNSAFNAIHQPMHALALNALRLFVFFVPFAFVGSIYYELYGVFWGIVLANAVMAFISYWMFKHSLNQLSTGS
- a CDS encoding transporter substrate-binding domain-containing protein, producing MRIWKTLFCSFIVQMHFVAQAAVWDITYPKNINHETIHNQYAIALLELALQKTGVRYQLQQTDNVLTQQRAIQLLSDNRQINVMWSMTDVDRESLLTPIRVPIYKGLIGWRVLLLHETNQNQFANLDPDSMCELTLVQGLNWPDNKILRSNGFNVVNASDHLEAFQLMRDRQVSLFARSVIEVLDELGKPELTNGLLLEPKYVLQYPTAVYFFVNSGDRILRQLIEQGLEQAVKDGTMDALFEQTYAKLLAKIELTDRIKIPLKNPLLPKSTPVGDIQLWYAQ
- the rsxC gene encoding electron transport complex subunit RsxC, which produces MEAFAKMGILERVDGAAVVEAIKAGRLHNFPGGVHPPEAKLLSNQAPIASMPVPKTLYIPLKQHSGMQGSLIVAVGDRVKKGQALTHSSHPFAVPVHASTSGIITDITEHPSAHASGLPETTIVLEPDGAEDWHIMPPFENYRTIEPVKLIERIRHAGISGLGGAGFPTHIKTQHDHGVECLIINGIECEPYISSDDRIMREHAWQIKQGIDILRYLVKPKEIIIAVESNKPEAFEALKTACGSDASMTMASVPTKYPAGGEKQLIQALTGHEVPRSGLPMDIGCMMFNVGTCFAIADAIIYGKALVQRVVTLTGEALEAPQNVWALLGTPMADLLAFAQYQPAKQKRHKVIMGGPMMGFTVTNDSVPVVKITNCVLVPAADELPDIDDEKPCIRCGYCTDVCPAGLLPQQLYWYSKAKDFAKAEEYALADCIECGACAYVCPSEIPLVQYYRQAKAEIKAQLDEQQKSEKAKQRFEQRQARLEAEKRAREEKHRKAAEARKAAMENNGGDAKAKIAAALARAKAKKQQAAKANDAGTPNNNDESSK
- the rsxB gene encoding electron transport complex subunit RsxB, with amino-acid sequence MSLFAFALIILGLLALIFGAILGYSAIKFKVESDPLVDQIDAILPQTQCGQCGYPGCKPYAEAIANGDEINKCPPGGEATIKKLADLMGVEPKPLDSAHGVEDVKKVAYIREAECIGCTKCIQACPVDAIIGAAKQMHTVIVDECTGCDLCVAPCPVDCIDMLPVKETPANFKWHLGKNASGTVGNIDIKQVS
- the queE gene encoding 7-carboxy-7-deazaguanine synthase QueE; its protein translation is MKYPINEIFESIQGEGSHTGVPSVFVRMQGCPVGCPWCDTQHTWPVAKADIIAIESLRRKREDAPTHAQFTVEQLLTEYETRGYRAKHIVITGGEPCMYDLQPLTSALMTQGFSVQIETSGTFPIRCHDDVFVTVSPKIDMPGGYHILPEAVQRADEIKHAVAMQKHIDALDALLSGLELARQPSIYLQPISQQTRATELAIQTCIARNWRLSLQTHKFIGIE
- the uvrB gene encoding excinuclease ABC subunit UvrB — encoded protein: MAKPFTIQSKYSPAGDQPTAIAQLVEGLEAGLAQQTLLGVTGSGKTFTMANVIAEVQRPTLILAHNKTLAAQLYGEMKEFFPNNAVEYFVSYYDYYQPEAYVPSTDTFIEKDSSINDHIEQMRLSATKALMERRDVVIVASVSAIYGLGDPESYMKMLLHLRQGDTMDQRDILRRLAELQYKRNDIAFERGAFRVRGDVIDIFPADSEKQAIRVELFDAEIEKISYFDPLTGEVEKSVARATVFPKTHYVTPRERILNAVENIKDELEQRRTQLKEANKLLEEQRISQRTQFDIEMMLELGFCSGIENYSRYLSGRAPGEPPPTLIDYFPKDGLLIIDESHVTVSQIGAMYKGDRSRKETLVEYGFRLPSALDNRPLKFDEFEHISPQTIYVSATPGNYELEKCSGEIVEQVVRPTGLLDPVIEIRPVATQVDDVLSEINKRVELNERVLITTLTKRMAEDLSEYLNENGVKVRYLHSDIDTVERIEIIRDLRIGKFDVLVGINLLREGLDMPEVSLVAILDADKEGFLRAEKSLIQTIGRAARHLNGRAILYADKITGSMKKAIDETERRRAKQQAHNEANGITPQSLIKPITDIMDIGDDDAHPASGKVKLRKVAEKEKKYKAMTATDIMGKISELEQQMFEAARELEFEKAASIRDEIEQLRAEAVKIS
- the queC gene encoding 7-cyano-7-deazaguanine synthase QueC; protein product: MAQQKRAVIIYSGGMDSFTLLHHVLAQGFAPDEVACLTFNYGQRHVREIEAAKTVCQGLKITHKIVDISAINTLMAGSSLTDDIEIPEGHYAEESMKSTVVPNRNMVLLSMAVAYAVSLEAPAVYYGAHSGDHAIYPDCRPEFVQKMKDVCAIANYDPVSIETPFLHHTKGEILAVGKALALDYSNTWTCYNGRTKACGKCGACVERLEAFAENQLIDPLEYE